The Flavobacterium faecale genome has a segment encoding these proteins:
- a CDS encoding arylsulfatase yields the protein MNTIYINSKRILLAVILSIITINSFGQSKDKKPNIVLIMADDIGFSDIGAYGAEIQTPNIDRLANGGLRFTTFYNMAKCAATRSSLLTGLYSGGNGAVHLASLAKTAGYSTIMSGKEHFNTWIPDYCKAENAFDRSLHFTSTTEYFVPPSGEFSHPFYEGSKKLNPKEIEHEISPLYKTDFMTDYALKWLDETCSKKDTPFFLYLPYHAAHYPLQARPEDIKKYRGKYKKGWDKVREERYEKMQKLGVISKDYKLSPPENNLNKHRGPFVTDYSNYSPWSSLSEAKKDSLDLEMSVYAAMIDRMDQNIGRVLKKLEKEGKLENTIVLFLSDNGACPFYSNLIKDVEPGPANSYWSLRTSWANVGNTPFRQFKQSGYEGGGRTSFIAYWPNKIKPNTITDQPGHVVDIAPTFLDLMNIQYPATIKGFKTIPLQGSSLVPIFNGKERKEPDYFISGVKDFRMFRAGDFKIVQRNGGKWELYNIKKDPTELVNLANANPAKVTELANKYMAVYGGKEKSGKGGKNGKAEKDE from the coding sequence ATGAATACTATATATATTAATTCAAAAAGAATTTTGCTAGCAGTAATTCTTTCGATAATAACAATTAACTCTTTTGGTCAAAGCAAGGATAAGAAACCCAATATCGTTCTGATTATGGCTGATGATATCGGTTTTTCAGACATTGGTGCTTATGGTGCAGAAATTCAAACCCCCAATATTGATCGTTTGGCAAATGGAGGTTTACGATTTACTACCTTTTACAATATGGCAAAATGTGCTGCAACTAGATCTTCCTTGTTAACTGGTTTGTATTCTGGTGGAAATGGAGCCGTTCATTTAGCCAGTTTAGCTAAAACAGCAGGTTATTCAACGATTATGAGTGGTAAAGAGCACTTTAATACTTGGATACCCGATTATTGTAAGGCGGAAAATGCTTTTGACCGTTCGTTACATTTTACGTCAACAACAGAGTATTTTGTACCTCCATCTGGTGAATTTTCGCATCCTTTTTACGAAGGAAGTAAAAAGTTAAACCCAAAAGAAATTGAGCATGAAATTTCGCCTTTGTATAAAACCGATTTTATGACGGATTATGCTTTAAAATGGTTGGACGAAACGTGTAGCAAAAAAGACACACCTTTCTTTTTGTATTTACCTTATCACGCAGCACATTACCCTTTGCAGGCACGACCAGAAGATATTAAAAAGTACAGAGGGAAATATAAAAAGGGTTGGGATAAAGTACGAGAAGAGCGCTATGAAAAAATGCAAAAATTAGGCGTTATTTCCAAAGATTATAAATTGAGTCCTCCTGAGAATAATTTAAACAAACATAGAGGTCCGTTTGTTACCGATTATTCTAATTATTCTCCATGGTCTAGTTTGTCAGAGGCTAAAAAGGATTCTCTTGATTTAGAAATGTCTGTATATGCAGCCATGATAGATAGAATGGATCAAAATATAGGCCGTGTCCTGAAAAAATTAGAAAAAGAAGGAAAGTTAGAAAATACCATAGTACTTTTTTTAAGTGATAATGGAGCTTGTCCTTTTTATTCGAATTTGATTAAAGACGTTGAACCAGGTCCTGCAAATTCGTATTGGAGTTTACGTACATCATGGGCAAACGTAGGAAACACACCTTTCAGACAATTTAAACAGTCGGGATATGAAGGCGGCGGACGTACTTCCTTTATCGCCTATTGGCCAAATAAGATTAAGCCAAATACAATCACTGATCAGCCGGGTCATGTTGTAGATATCGCACCAACATTTTTAGATTTAATGAATATCCAGTATCCAGCTACAATAAAAGGATTCAAAACGATTCCGCTACAAGGAAGTTCTTTAGTACCCATTTTTAATGGAAAAGAGCGTAAAGAACCAGACTATTTTATTTCGGGTGTCAAAGATTTTCGAATGTTTAGAGCGGGTGATTTTAAAATTGTTCAGCGCAACGGCGGCAAATGGGAATTATACAACATAAAAAAAGACCCTACAGAATTGGTAAATCTTGCTAATGCAAACCCTGCCAAAGTAACAGAATTGGCCAACAAATATATGGCTGTTTATGGAGGAAAAGAAAAAAGCGGAAAAGGTGGGAAAAATGGAAAAGCTGAAAAAGACGAATAA